Sequence from the bacterium genome:
CATGCCTGGAGACAACATCACGATCGACGTGGACTTGATCATGCCGATTGCGATGGATCAGGGACTCCGTTTTGCAATTCGCGAAGGCGGTCGCACCGTAGGTGCCGGCGTCGTCGCAGAAATCATCGAGTAGGCGGGCCCGTGTCGGGTCAGTCGAGGGTCACGCAGGTCAGTAGCTCAATTTGGTAGAGCAGCGGTCTCCAAAACCG
This genomic interval carries:
- the tuf gene encoding elongation factor Tu (EF-Tu; promotes GTP-dependent binding of aminoacyl-tRNA to the A-site of ribosomes during protein biosynthesis; when the tRNA anticodon matches the mRNA codon, GTP hydrolysis results; the inactive EF-Tu-GDP leaves the ribosome and release of GDP is promoted by elongation factor Ts; many prokaryotes have two copies of the gene encoding EF-Tu), yielding MPGDNITIDVDLIMPIAMDQGLRFAIREGGRTVGAGVVAEIIE